The window ACATTGACGCCCTCCACCAGCACGCGGTCCTTCTTGGGCAGCGCCTGCAGCACCCGGCCCTCCTTGCCCTTGTCCACGCCGGACAGGATGAGGACCTTGTCGCCCTTCTTGAGCTTCATCACAGCACCTCCGGGGCCAGGGAGACAATCTTCATGAATTGCCGATCCCGCAGTTCGCGCGCCACCGGGCCGAAAATGCGCGTGCCCTTGGGCTCGCGCTTCTCGTCGATGATGACGGCGGCATTGTCGTCGAAGCGGATGTAGGAGCCGTCGCTGCGCCGCACTTCCTTGGTCGTGCGCACGATGACGGCCTTCACCACCGAGCCCTTCTTGATGTTGCTGGCCGGCAGCGCCTTCTTCACCGAGCAGACGACGATGTCGCCCACGCTGGCGTAGCGCCGTCCGGTGCCGCCCAGAACACGGAAGCACTTGAGCAGCTTGGCGCCGGTGTTGTCGGCGACGTTGAGTCGGGTTTCTTCCTGGATCATGGTCCGGATCCCCCCTTACTTCTTGCGCTCGATGATCTGGGTCAGCCGCCAGCGCTTGCGGCGGCTCAGGGGCCGGCACTCGGTGATGGACACCAGATCCCCCGCCTGGGCCTCGTTGGCCTCGTCGTGGGCCATGTACTTCTTCGTGCTCTGGAAGTACTTGGAATAGATCGGATGCTTGACCTTGCGCACCACGGCCACCGTGATGCTCTTGTCCATGCCGGCGGAAACGACCCTGCCGACCCGAACCTTGCGAATGCCACGCTCGGACATGAATCGCTCCTACGCCTGTGTACCCTTGAGATCCAGTTCGTGGACGATGGTGCGCAGTCGGGCGATGTCCCGACGCAGCTTGCGGATGCGCAGCGGATTGTCCAACTGGCTCATCCCCTGCTTGTAGCGCAGCTCGCCCATCGACTCCTCGGCCTCGGCCAGCCGGGCGTCGAGATCGGCCCGGCTCATCAGCCGGATGTCCTTCACCTTCATCACGACCTCCTAGTCCCGCCGCTCGACGAACCTGGACCCGATGGCCAGCTTCTGGCCGGCCAGGCGGAGGGCCTCCTCGGCCAGCTCGCGCTTCACGCCCTCGATCTCGAAGAGCACCTTGCCTGGTTTCACGACCGCCACCCAGAACTCGGGGGCGCCCTTGCCCTTGCCCATGCGGGTCTCGGCGGGCTTCTTGGACACCGGCTTGTCCGGGAAAACGCGGATCCAGACCTTGCCGCCGCGCTTGATGTGGCGGGTCATGGCCACACGGGCGGCCTCGATCTGGCGGGCCGTCACCCAGCCCGGCTCCGTCGCTTTCAGGCCGAACTGGCCGAAATCAACATTGCAGCCGCGGTAGGCCAGTCCGGTCATGCGGCCGCGCATGCTCTTGCGATGCTTGACGCGCTTCGGCATCAACATGATGACGATCCTTTCCTACTTGCGGCGCGGGGGCCTCGGCGGGCCCTGCCGGGTCTGCTTGCGGGCGTCGTAGTCCACGCCGAACTTCTCGCCGCGGCAGATCCAGACCTTGACGCCGATGACGCCATAGGTGGTCCGGGCCTCCGCCAGCGCGTAATCGATGTCTGCGCGAAGAGTGTGCAGCGGAATGCGCCCTTCCTTGTAGCGCTCGGTGCGGCTCATCTCGGCGCCGCCCAGCCGGCCGGCACACATGATCTTGATGCCGTCGGCGCCGTTGCGCATGGTGGCCTGGATGGTCTTCTTCATGGCGCGGCGGAAGGAGACGCGCCCCTCCAGCTGCCGGGCCACGGAGTCGGCCACCAGCTGGGCCACCAGCTCGGGCTTCTTGATCTCGATGATGTTGACCTGCACCTCGTTGTCGAACTTGAGCTTCAGCTCCTCGCGGAGGCGCTCCACGTCCTGGCCCTTCTTCCCGATCACATGGCCGGGACGGGCGGTGTGCAGGGTCAGCACCACAGTGCGCGGATGGCGCTCGATGTCGATGCGCGCGATCCCCGCGTTGGCGTAAGCCTTGCGGCTCATGATGTATTTGCGGATCTCGACGTCCTGGAGAAGCTTGTCGGCGAAATGGTGCTCGTCGAACCAGTTCGAACTCCAGGTCTTGTTGATCCCCAGCCGGAAGCCGATCGGATGCGTCTTCTGTCCCATGCTATGCCTCCGCCTCGGTGGATGCCGCCGCCTGCTGTTCGCCAACCA is drawn from bacterium and contains these coding sequences:
- the rplN gene encoding 50S ribosomal protein L14; protein product: MIQEETRLNVADNTGAKLLKCFRVLGGTGRRYASVGDIVVCSVKKALPASNIKKGSVVKAVIVRTTKEVRRSDGSYIRFDDNAAVIIDEKREPKGTRIFGPVARELRDRQFMKIVSLAPEVL
- the rpsQ gene encoding 30S ribosomal protein S17, with the protein product MSERGIRKVRVGRVVSAGMDKSITVAVVRKVKHPIYSKYFQSTKKYMAHDEANEAQAGDLVSITECRPLSRRKRWRLTQIIERKK
- the rpmC gene encoding 50S ribosomal protein L29, with amino-acid sequence MKVKDIRLMSRADLDARLAEAEESMGELRYKQGMSQLDNPLRIRKLRRDIARLRTIVHELDLKGTQA
- the rplP gene encoding 50S ribosomal protein L16, translating into MLMPKRVKHRKSMRGRMTGLAYRGCNVDFGQFGLKATEPGWVTARQIEAARVAMTRHIKRGGKVWIRVFPDKPVSKKPAETRMGKGKGAPEFWVAVVKPGKVLFEIEGVKRELAEEALRLAGQKLAIGSRFVERRD
- the rpsC gene encoding 30S ribosomal protein S3, which produces MGQKTHPIGFRLGINKTWSSNWFDEHHFADKLLQDVEIRKYIMSRKAYANAGIARIDIERHPRTVVLTLHTARPGHVIGKKGQDVERLREELKLKFDNEVQVNIIEIKKPELVAQLVADSVARQLEGRVSFRRAMKKTIQATMRNGADGIKIMCAGRLGGAEMSRTERYKEGRIPLHTLRADIDYALAEARTTYGVIGVKVWICRGEKFGVDYDARKQTRQGPPRPPRRK